DNA sequence from the Schistocerca serialis cubense isolate TAMUIC-IGC-003099 chromosome 9, iqSchSeri2.2, whole genome shotgun sequence genome:
TAGTCAACATGAAAGTTTTATGAAGCtgctacatgaaaaatggaaatacCTGGAGGGGAGACGATATTCCTTTTGCGAAACACtaaggagaaaatatagagaaccagcaACTGCAGttaactgcagaatgattctgctgccatCAAAATACATTTTGCATGATGACCACAAAATAGacaaattagggctcttacagaagGCTAAtacatagtcatttttccctcaatccatttgtgactggaacaggaggggGAAATGGTTGTTAGTGGCACACGGTATCCTTTGTCAGGCACTGTACGATGGTTTGTTGAGTATGTATACAGACAGACAGTTAACAAATGATGAAAGTTAATGAGTAAAAAAACATTGAAAGCAAAATTTCTGCAAAGCGACAAGGAGATTACAATTAGTGACTTTCAATTAGTGACAGCACAGAGGCAAAAGAAGAGAGGAAGTGAAAGAAGTAAGAGAATTTTCTCCAAAGCCATCCACACAACAGTAATCACGGCATTCTGCACATTAAGTTCCCATCTGCGACATACCAATTCTTTGAGGAAAATCCAGATCATGTTAATCTACAAAAAAAGTTGTAAAATTGCATAATGAATATACCACTCAACAGTGTTAACAGTACATTCCAGTGGACAAATGGTAATATGAACTAACTCAGAATATAGTAACATTGACCAAAATAATCTCCTAAAACTGTACAAGTTCTACATTTCTATCCTAGCATTATCTATTCCAAGACAGCAACAATGTAGAACTGAGGAAATGAAATTTTGAGCAAAACAATAGACATACAATACAAATGTATTCAGGTAGCCTAAATAGCTGCTGAAGTTTTTGAAGTTTACAAGAGTTTCACCAGAACAATCATAATACCTCCCTCCCCTGAAACATTGAGTGTGGAGACAGTCTGATCTGTAGTACAGCTCAAGGTCTACAAAATACAGGTATCACTACTATCTTAACTAAGCAGTTACCTAGCATTTATGAGAACataatatttgttaatttccaAACTGACAACCACATTGTCATACTTCATCTTAGCCCTCTGGCTACACTATAACTCTATGTGTATTTTTATTTCAGAGAATGACAGTTTTCTAGAACAGATATATGCCAGTATCACAGGCAATCATATCAAGGCAAACACATGGAAATTGTGTGTACGATACTTCAaatattttctttcacagaatACCCTGAGGAATAGTGCTTGCAGTAATAGTAATATTCACTTCAGGACCAGACATGATATAAATTTCGACAACAGCTTTACACGGCtacatttcagtgttgggccaaATTGCTGAAATCCTAGTTACAAACATACCTCTTTCCTCTTCTCTGCAGCCTTGGCAGCTTCTGCCGCATATTTCTCCTCCAGGCGACGTCTGGCAGTCTCGATAGCGTCCTGTCTCTTATAGATGAGGTCTGGATCTGAAAGTCATTCTTAAATTCTTTCACATGAAAGAGTGAAGTGATGACTAGTTATTAGTTTGGAAAGGAAGACGGTGCTTTTGCTTAAAGTTTAGTTTCGTGAAGCATTTATATTACGGAAACATAGTTGGAGTATTTGTTACTCTAATACATTTCTACAAAATTATAGTAAGATTTACTTTCGTGCATACTTTTAGTAGCTCCCTGTTTTCCCAATGAACTAACCTTTGTGGTACTTAGCAGCAAACTGCCTGTCTTCCCTGTCTTTCAACCATTTATACACGTGGGGTTTGATTTTGCTCCATGCATAGAGGCACAATAAACTTGCACCAAGGAGATACCATCCATAGTTTTGAAGGATATCAACACCTGATAACATACATCAACTTCTTTTAAATACATTGGTGGGAAAATGCACACAGCATTATATTGTAAAATatctgacgtttcacatgtattcAAAACGCAAATAAAAACAAGCGAATTGCGACATTAAGAATGACATTTACGAAcattattttcgtaacacacaaattAGTAACAGATACCAACCTGCAGATATGTAAGATAACAAAAATGTTGGCATTGTTTGTTCTAACGTTTCCTGATGAACAGCGCCTTCCATACTTCAACAGGGAAAACTTCCAAGGGGAATTATCCACAAATGATGTTGCACATTGTGACGAAATGATGTTAACACATGCAAAAACAAATGACATGAACACTGCTGGCTTGACCTGCCATCTGTAGGCATGAATGGTAACTGTGACACGACAGCGAAATTTGAAAGACGTAATGGCTGTGTCATCGACAGTCCGTGAACTATTGCCGTAATTTCATCGCTTATCGACTTACTGAGATAACAAACATATTCTATTCTGTTAAGGTTACTTGCATACATACACAAAACATTATACAAACGTACCTACTCAAACACAAAAGCTACCCTATCCAGAATTTTAATTCTACCTTTGTGCACTATCAAATCCGGAACAGCATACAGGGTTAATCTCAACCCACCTAAATCCCAAGCGGcgctggttggtcattctaggctcattagcccgaaatatcgagACTCCCTACCGCACCGTCTTTGATCCTATATGAGACACACATCAACCTCTCTCCGTCAGCAAGAGTATCTAGGaaacaatagatgaaaatctaaacggGACTGAGCACTTAACTGCAATTTGCAACAAGCGCTATCTCGATGCCGTACAAAAATTTAACTCTCCCCTtctgatctgaaaaaaaaaaaaatcatggaaacacttatacttccaatttTTGACTACAGCAATGTTACAATGCAAGACCATTCCCAGGGAAGCTAACGGCCCCTGTAACTGGTTATGAACGCCTGTGTATAATACAGTATATCTGTGACGTTCAACTGGCCTTTTCAATAGCAGGAAACCCACAATGGAGTATCATTCctaattatattagagaactgaataacatctccagtctCAAAAGAAAGTTAATGACAagtctactgaagcaacaataatgactGCCTTTGTCCTGTACGCACTCGCTACCCctttacatccttctttccaacaaaATCTTCCTCATTTACCAGCGTTCTTAGCTTGTGCAGTCTCCTTGAATTTTCCTTCCCCAGCACTCGctgtatcagaaaataattattttgtaaaaatacaaaTTCTTTTTGTATCTGCCATTATTACTGTTACTGCTATTAttattacactgaacagccaaagaaagtggtacacctgtctaacacCGTGTAGGGccaccgtgagcacgcagaagtgccgcaacacgctgtgccatggactcgactaatgtctgaagtagtgctggagggaactgacaccatgaatcctgcaggactgtccataaatccgtaagagtacgagaaggcagagatgtcttctgaacagtgcgttgcaaggcatctcaggtatgctcaataacgttcatgtcaggggagtttggtggccagggtaagtgtttaaattcagaagagttttcctggagtcattctgtagcaactctggacgtgtggggagtcgcattgtcctgctggaattgctcaatgcacaatggacatgaatggatgcaggtgacctgaaaggatgcttacgtacgtgtcacctgtctgactcgcatctagatgtatcagggatcccaactacacacgctccacaacattaaagagcctccaccagcttgaacagtcccatactgacatgcagtgtccatgtattcgtgaggttgtctgcatacccgtacgcGTCAATCCGCTCGAAAAATtttcaaatgagactcgtccgacttgGCAATATGTTTCCGTTCATCAACTgccctatgtcggtgttgacggacccaggctagacgtaaagctttctgtcgtgcagtcatcaaggatacacaagtgggccttcgactccgaaagcccgtatcgattatgtttcgttgaatggttcgcacgcttgttgacggctcagcattgaaatctgcagcaatttgcggaagagttggacTTCTGTTACACTTAAAGATTCTCTtgagtcgtagttggtcccgttcttgtaggaactttttccggccgcagcgatgtcggagattcgatgtttcacCGAATTCCTGATACTCGCGGAACACTCGTGGAAAATCATGATAACCTCcaattgtagcaccagtaaccgatctaacaactgcgccagacacttgtcttacataggcgtttccgaccgcagcgcagtattctacctgtttacgtatctctgtatttggatacgcatgcttatattagtttctttgtcgcttcagtgtattaatattatcattattactgacaGCAGTACTACTAGAAGTACTGCCGGTATTAAATTGATTAGTTCTTAGTCAGTGCTGTTTATTCTTATTGTGTCTACGGACACTCAAATAATTTTATTACTATTTCTcacaaaaattattgttatttcttacgtaactattatgtaaaaaaacacTCTCTGTGTGAAATCCtgattagatgtaagagagggcctgaagacgATAATCTTATCAGGTTAAACAAATTAATAACCTGCCCAAAAATGTTGAGAAATAGTACGAGTAAAACACAGAAACAATAAGGTGCGGGTGCTGCATCTTATATTTACATCCCATGACATAAAAAGTTGAAGTCGATGCCATGTACTACACATTCAGTTATAACAGTCGTCCTATATCGTTGTTAATTATATTTATTACTCGTTTACAAATTTTGCTCAGTATGTCCCATCATTAAACAGACCTTTGATGTACGAGGGTTATTTGATAAAGCCggtaaaaaagcaagaaataatgtttatttcgtaaacaactcaccttgCTTCTCGACATtctctcctttgagggatatacacttggtccaaagATCCTCCAACTGTTTCATCCCATCGTAAAAACAGGTAATGTCAAACGCTGCAAAATACTCGTAGCTGCCTCTATCACTTCTTTATTTGATGAtaagctggccgatgtggccgagcggttctaggcgctccagtctggatctgcgtgaccgctatggtagcaggttcgaatcctgcctcgggcatggatgtgtgtgatgtccttaggttagttaggtttaagtagttcaaagttctaggggactgatgacctcagatgttaagtcccatagtgctcagagccatttgaaccctttgatgataatttcttcccaacaagccaaagtttcaagttagggaaaagGAAAAAGTTACTTGAGGTTCAGTCTGGTGAACACAGTGGATAAAGAACTAACTCAAAGCCTAATTCTTGTACTTTCGAAATTGTTATCGCTGTTGCGGTTGGCTGGAGAATTATCCTGACAAAGAGCACTTTTTTGTGTGGGAACCTTGGTCATTTTTGAGCTatcgcaagtttcaaacgatctgACAATGAAGCATTATAGGGTCCAGTTGTAGTTCTACCTTTTTCCaagtagtcgatgaggattattcaTTGGAAATCCTAACAGTTGCCATccccttaccagctgacaaaataatCTTTGCCTTCCTCGATGCCCTTTCTCCACCCTTTGTCCAAGGCTCTGACTGCCGTTTCGACTCTGGTGAGCAATGGCACACCCAGATTTCATCAATTGTCACAGATAGGCgcaaaaagtcttgcggattgcTATCAAGCATAGCCACACattattttgaaatgttgtgttggATGCGCTTTTGGTAGACTGAGCAATCACGACATCACCTCACACTAGGATTGCCACTTTCTTCACAAAAAAGGAAGATTTTTCATGGACATATTTTTTAATGGCTAGTGCATTCATAGTTTTATTAAATGCCATTTTCAATCAAAAATAGCTCTCATTTACATCTTAAGCCCTATTACTTCACATCACTATATGGTATTTTGAAACTGATTTAGCTTTATTTAGGAATGTACTGTCATTCTTTAGCTGGTTAAAAAAATCTTTGCAGGACATGTCAAAATTTATTACTATTTGAAGCTCTGATTTTATAAGTTCTGGTGAACACCTGTTCCTAACATCAGTCCACTTGTCCTTCATCATCGAAAACACTCGTTCCACATATGCATTTGAACCTGTTATGCTTAGTATAAAACACATGAGCCGAGAGATATTTGTCACTTTTTGTTTAGGCACTAGTGTGAAGAATTTTACCCACTTAGACGCAACATCACCATCTTTAGTGATACAGTTAGTAAAGTTATCTTTcactttacaaaattcttaatgTAGCTGAATCCGGTTGATCCAATCTTGTAGATTAAGTGTTTGCACTGCAAGTTCAAAATCACAGTATTGTAATTCTCCATTCAAAGAAAGAGGTTCCAACCTTGCatacttacgaggtgcattcaagttctaaggcctccaattttttttctccggactgggaagagatagaaacatgcgcattgttttaaaatgaggccacgttcattgtcaatacgtcccagagatggcagcaccgtacggcagatggaattttaccgccagcggcgagaatgagaactgttttaaatacttaaaatggcgacgttttccttacttgaacagtgtgcaatcattcgttttctgaatttgcgtggtgtgaaaccaattgaaattcatcgacagttgaaggagacatgtggtgatggagttatggatgtgtcgaaagtgcattcgtgggtgcgacagtttaatgaaggcagaacatcgtgtgacaacaaaccgaaacaacctcgggctcgcacaagccggtctgacgacatgatggagaaagtggagagaattgttttgggggattgccgaatgactgttgaacagatcgcctccagagttagcatttctgtgggttctgtgcacacaatcctgcatgacgacctgaaaatgcgaaaagtgtcatccaggtgggtgccacaaatgctg
Encoded proteins:
- the LOC126419225 gene encoding selenoprotein S-like — protein: MEGAVHQETLEQTMPTFLLSYISAGVDILQNYGWYLLGASLLCLYAWSKIKPHVYKWLKDREDRQFAAKYHKDPDLIYKRQDAIETARRRLEEKYAAEAAKAAEKRKELEEKKRQEWLRRQEGTSHPGHRLNERPDQDSHNNGTDENASRKKPTGLRSDYNPLMGGGSRGYRPPRRSCCPSGGCG